Proteins from a genomic interval of Methanoplanus endosymbiosus:
- a CDS encoding DEAD/DEAH box helicase: protein MSSFLKFKELDISNEILKAIEDMGFEEPTPIQNISIPLIMSGKDITAQAQTGTGKTAAFAIPLLEKIDPNKLAVQAIVLSPTRELTIQIAEEFNRLIKYMDDIKILPIYGGQPIERQISAMRRGVQVIIGTPGRVIDHLGRKTLSMSEVNFVVLDEADQMLDMGFREDLEEILGYAPKERQTVLFSATMPGPILRISKSFQNNPQFVSITPKTLTVPSIEQFYIEVRESEKADLLCRFIDIKGPGQAIVFCNTKKRVDELSSVIRSRGYFAEGLHGDLKQQQRDRVMGKFRNGTIDILIATDVAARGIDVEDIDTVYNYDVPQDTEYYIHRIGRTGRAGRSGTSYTFVGPREYGKLKMLKRISQSGLKRIQKPGLKDVENSRVERYIETVKEIMSEEDSGCYLTVVERFLEENDCDASDVAAAMLKIYMGSHKVKTDEDSYEETGGETGMVRFFISIGKNKRIKPGDIVGAIAGETGIPGNSIGAIDIYENFSFVDIPLKFAKEVHNIMGGRTIKGCDIKFEPAKKAEY from the coding sequence ATGTCTTCTTTTTTGAAATTTAAAGAACTTGATATTTCAAACGAAATACTTAAAGCTATAGAAGATATGGGTTTTGAAGAACCAACGCCCATACAGAATATTTCAATTCCATTGATCATGTCCGGAAAGGACATAACCGCTCAGGCACAGACAGGTACAGGCAAAACAGCAGCATTTGCAATTCCTCTTCTTGAGAAAATTGATCCTAATAAACTCGCAGTCCAGGCAATTGTTCTTTCACCTACGAGAGAGCTTACAATCCAGATCGCAGAAGAGTTCAATCGCCTGATTAAATATATGGATGACATAAAGATCCTTCCAATCTACGGCGGTCAGCCAATTGAAAGGCAGATCTCAGCTATGAGACGTGGAGTTCAGGTCATAATCGGCACTCCGGGAAGGGTTATTGACCATCTCGGAAGAAAGACCCTCTCAATGTCTGAAGTTAACTTTGTTGTCCTTGATGAAGCTGACCAGATGCTTGATATGGGATTTAGGGAAGACCTCGAAGAAATTCTTGGTTATGCACCGAAAGAACGCCAGACCGTTCTCTTCTCAGCAACAATGCCCGGACCTATTCTCAGGATCTCAAAATCCTTCCAGAACAATCCACAGTTTGTAAGCATCACTCCAAAGACACTTACTGTCCCTTCAATTGAACAGTTTTACATTGAAGTAAGGGAGAGCGAGAAGGCTGATCTTCTCTGCCGTTTTATTGATATCAAAGGGCCGGGACAGGCAATCGTATTCTGCAATACCAAAAAGAGAGTGGATGAACTGTCATCAGTTATACGCTCACGCGGATATTTCGCAGAAGGGCTTCACGGAGATCTCAAACAGCAGCAGAGGGATCGTGTGATGGGCAAGTTCAGAAACGGAACAATTGATATTCTCATTGCAACCGATGTTGCTGCAAGAGGTATTGATGTTGAAGATATCGACACAGTTTATAATTACGATGTTCCTCAGGATACTGAATACTATATTCACAGAATCGGAAGGACCGGACGTGCAGGAAGGTCAGGTACATCATACACATTTGTCGGCCCAAGGGAATACGGCAAATTAAAGATGCTCAAGAGGATCTCACAGTCAGGACTTAAGAGAATCCAGAAGCCGGGCTTAAAGGATGTCGAAAACAGCCGTGTTGAGAGATATATCGAGACTGTAAAGGAAATTATGTCTGAGGAAGATTCCGGATGCTACCTCACTGTTGTTGAACGTTTCCTGGAAGAGAATGACTGTGATGCCTCAGATGTTGCCGCTGCAATGCTTAAAATCTATATGGGTTCACATAAGGTCAAGACCGATGAGGACAGTTACGAAGAGACCGGCGGGGAGACTGGCATGGTAAGGTTCTTCATCAGCATCGGAAAGAACAAGAGGATTAAGCCGGGCGACATCGTCGGTGCAATAGCCGGAGAGACCGGAATTCCGGGCAACTCAATTGGTGCAATTGATATCTATGAGAACTTCTCATTTGTTGATATCCCTCTGAAGTTTGCAAAAGAGGTTCATAATATCATGGGCGGCCGGACGATAAAGGGCTGTGATATAAAGTTTGAACCGGCCAAGAAGGCTGAATATTAA
- the dinB gene encoding DNA polymerase IV: MPEDEDQRIIFHIDMDSFYASVEVRERPELTGKPVVIGADPKEGHGRGVVSTCSYEARAFGIRSAMPISNAYRKCPECVFLPVNMPLYSKVSENVMEILRQHSEKFRQVSIDEAYLDMSHLEDYKTAEIVGYRIKEQIKEEEKITCSVGIGPSMVIAKISSDYNKPDGLTIVKPEDVMNFLAPMPAGKIPGIGRKSAAKLEKNGIITIADLRKCDVQSLISAFGRHGEAMYWMARGTDNREVREREGRKSIGRQTTYEEDVTDTAVIMESINRICRDIHRRMSKQGYRCRTITVKIRYSGFIDRTRSKSLSRHTENLSEIMNTAEKIFEELYENKPVRSFGVTISGFENRDSHQTGLNEFLSVK, from the coding sequence ATGCCCGAAGATGAAGATCAAAGGATAATCTTTCATATAGACATGGACAGCTTCTATGCCTCAGTAGAAGTGAGGGAACGCCCCGAACTTACCGGAAAACCGGTTGTGATAGGTGCTGACCCAAAAGAGGGTCACGGCAGGGGTGTTGTGAGCACCTGCTCATATGAGGCAAGAGCATTCGGAATACGATCAGCCATGCCGATATCAAATGCCTACCGGAAGTGTCCGGAATGTGTATTTCTTCCGGTAAATATGCCCCTTTACAGTAAGGTCTCTGAAAATGTGATGGAGATCCTGAGGCAGCACTCTGAAAAATTCCGGCAGGTGAGTATTGATGAGGCATACCTTGACATGAGCCATCTTGAAGATTATAAAACTGCTGAGATCGTGGGATACCGGATTAAGGAACAGATAAAAGAGGAGGAGAAAATCACATGCTCGGTTGGAATCGGCCCGTCAATGGTCATAGCAAAGATCTCTTCAGATTATAACAAACCGGACGGCCTTACTATTGTAAAACCTGAAGATGTAATGAATTTTCTCGCACCCATGCCTGCCGGAAAGATACCCGGCATAGGCAGAAAATCTGCTGCAAAACTTGAGAAAAACGGCATAATTACAATTGCTGACCTTAGAAAATGTGACGTTCAGAGCCTCATCTCTGCATTCGGCAGACACGGCGAAGCTATGTACTGGATGGCAAGGGGCACTGACAACCGGGAAGTAAGGGAGAGAGAGGGCAGAAAATCAATAGGGCGGCAGACAACCTATGAGGAGGATGTGACAGATACTGCCGTCATTATGGAGAGCATTAACCGGATATGCAGGGACATTCACAGAAGAATGTCAAAACAGGGTTACAGATGCAGAACAATAACTGTAAAAATAAGATATTCCGGATTTATTGACAGGACAAGGTCAAAATCCCTTAGCCGCCACACAGAAAATCTCTCAGAGATTATGAATACCGCAGAGAAAATTTTTGAAGAATTGTATGAGAATAAGCCGGTCAGGTCATTCGGAGTAACTATTTCAGGATTTGAAAACAGAGATTCCCATCAGACAGGGCTTAACGAATTTTTATCAGTTAAATAA
- a CDS encoding DUF4143 domain-containing protein yields the protein MADVGLLRSLSDFPAAGLLSATPVVSDMRGAMAENSALTELLSGDSHNPYFWKSGGNAEIDFIFQDELNIIPVEVKSEINTRSGSLAEYRKRFHPEISLRTSLKNISVSESNGEKIFDIPLYLLWNLDQYLRLKQSEMKHKQNSNQ from the coding sequence ATGGCAGATGTTGGCCTCCTGAGATCTCTCAGCGATTTTCCCGCAGCAGGTCTGCTGTCAGCAACGCCCGTAGTCTCGGACATGCGTGGGGCCATGGCCGAAAACTCCGCCTTAACCGAGTTACTGTCAGGTGACAGCCATAACCCGTACTTCTGGAAATCCGGCGGTAATGCTGAGATCGATTTTATCTTCCAGGACGAATTAAATATTATCCCTGTTGAAGTGAAGTCAGAAATAAATACCAGATCAGGAAGTCTTGCGGAGTATAGAAAACGGTTTCATCCGGAAATTTCCCTTAGAACAAGCCTTAAAAATATTTCTGTAAGTGAGAGTAATGGTGAAAAGATATTTGATATTCCACTATACCTTTTATGGAATCTGGATCAGTATCTCAGACTTAAGCAGTCAGAAATGAAACATAAACAGAACTCAAATCAATAA
- a CDS encoding protein-L-isoaspartate(D-aspartate) O-methyltransferase, producing the protein MDEEYYRKLRMDMVEYQIRQRGVVDKSVLAAMEKVPRHIFIPKDFRRHAYSDQPLPIGYGQTISQPYIVGIMTELLSPQKSDRVLEIGAGSGYQSAVLAEIVHEVISVEIVPELAKAAEENLRKSGIYNVKVICADGTGVARDYGIFDCIIITAASPQMPDYLFLNLNEGGRMVVPVGDYYSQTLMRIRMTNGEPVISSYGGVRFVPLTGKRGWRE; encoded by the coding sequence TTGGATGAGGAATATTACCGGAAGCTGCGCATGGATATGGTTGAATATCAGATTAGGCAGAGGGGTGTTGTGGATAAGTCCGTTCTTGCGGCAATGGAGAAAGTACCGCGGCATATTTTCATCCCCAAAGATTTCAGGAGGCATGCCTACAGCGATCAGCCGCTTCCCATAGGATATGGACAGACGATCTCACAGCCGTATATTGTGGGTATAATGACTGAACTTCTAAGTCCACAGAAATCCGACAGGGTTCTGGAAATTGGTGCAGGATCAGGCTACCAGTCAGCAGTACTGGCAGAGATTGTCCATGAGGTTATTTCGGTTGAGATAGTCCCTGAGCTTGCGAAAGCCGCAGAGGAGAACCTCCGGAAATCCGGAATTTATAATGTTAAGGTGATCTGTGCAGACGGAACCGGGGTTGCACGTGATTACGGCATCTTTGACTGTATAATAATCACTGCCGCGTCTCCTCAGATGCCGGATTATCTGTTCTTAAATCTGAATGAGGGTGGCAGAATGGTTGTTCCTGTGGGGGATTATTACTCCCAGACACTGATGAGGATCAGGATGACCAATGGAGAACCTGTTATTTCATCATATGGCGGAGTCCGTTTTGTTCCTTTAACCGGAAAGAGGGGATGGCGGGAATAG
- a CDS encoding MFS transporter, translating to MNKDENKLQNHNKKENENEICNQNNQRNFGVGLPKNPDKNRILLILSLCVFISLVGIGIVVPLFSVYADNLGASGLWIGIVFGAFAFSRTVFMPYFGSLSDRCDKKKIIASGLLLYAVISLGYIIAGDVLALVAVRLIHGISSAMIAPVAMAYLGEIAAPGEEAGFMAKFQAAILFGFGAGPLIGGYLYDLSGFKAAFYSLTLLSTLAFLVLVLFLPSEVKIRNEISGNVLSEDKYKGSEESAVKKSDAAGKSMISGHSGNSWLSRISGILSSEALKLLFKNPLYAGVLLVTFVTEFGMIGLLVFIPLYVPGIGLSPGAAGLIISLNVFSAGILQMIFGNIADRKGRRYLVPVGCLIMGVAFIAISFAGSLPFLLALSLLHAVGGLFVYPALNAYMVDAGRVAGMGAVMGIYNSVRGVGDMIAPVIGGIIIDIYGLGVYYHSSGVMVIISAVIFVLLSGKIVFPAKSR from the coding sequence TTGAATAAAGACGAAAATAAACTCCAGAACCATAATAAAAAAGAGAATGAAAACGAAATCTGTAACCAGAACAATCAGCGTAATTTCGGGGTGGGTTTGCCCAAAAATCCGGATAAAAACAGGATTCTTCTGATCTTATCCCTCTGCGTCTTCATATCTCTCGTTGGCATTGGAATAGTTGTGCCTCTCTTCAGCGTTTACGCAGACAACCTTGGTGCATCCGGACTCTGGATTGGTATCGTCTTTGGTGCGTTTGCATTCTCAAGGACAGTCTTTATGCCATACTTCGGGTCACTCTCTGACAGGTGTGACAAGAAGAAGATTATCGCATCCGGACTTCTGCTCTATGCCGTAATTTCTCTTGGCTACATCATCGCCGGTGATGTGCTGGCACTTGTTGCAGTCAGGCTGATCCACGGCATATCATCAGCAATGATTGCGCCGGTTGCTATGGCATATCTCGGAGAGATTGCAGCTCCGGGGGAGGAAGCCGGTTTTATGGCGAAATTTCAGGCCGCAATTCTCTTCGGATTTGGTGCAGGGCCTCTCATCGGTGGCTATCTCTATGACCTCTCCGGATTTAAGGCAGCATTTTATTCCCTGACTCTCCTCTCCACACTTGCATTTCTTGTTCTTGTGCTCTTTCTGCCGTCAGAGGTAAAAATCCGGAATGAAATCTCCGGAAATGTCCTGTCTGAAGATAAATATAAAGGGTCTGAGGAGTCTGCGGTGAAGAAGAGTGATGCTGCCGGAAAATCCATGATCTCCGGACATTCAGGTAATTCGTGGTTGTCCCGTATATCCGGCATTTTATCATCCGAAGCCCTGAAACTGCTCTTTAAAAATCCCCTCTATGCCGGAGTTCTGCTTGTCACTTTTGTGACAGAATTCGGAATGATCGGCCTTTTGGTATTCATTCCGCTCTATGTTCCCGGAATCGGGTTGTCTCCGGGTGCAGCCGGTCTTATCATATCGCTGAATGTTTTTTCAGCCGGAATTTTACAGATGATATTTGGCAATATCGCCGATCGCAAGGGCAGAAGGTACCTTGTGCCGGTTGGATGCCTGATAATGGGTGTGGCTTTTATTGCCATCTCCTTTGCGGGAAGTCTTCCTTTTCTCCTTGCGCTCTCATTATTGCATGCAGTGGGCGGACTTTTTGTATATCCTGCCTTAAATGCCTATATGGTTGATGCGGGGAGGGTTGCCGGAATGGGTGCTGTTATGGGCATCTATAACTCTGTCAGAGGTGTTGGTGATATGATTGCACCGGTAATCGGGGGGATTATAATTGACATATACGGACTTGGCGTTTATTATCACTCTTCAGGGGTTATGGTCATTATCTCAGCCGTAATTTTTGTCCTGCTATCCGGAAAAATTGTTTTTCCTGCAAAATCCCGGTGA